One genomic window of Brachionichthys hirsutus isolate HB-005 chromosome 22, CSIRO-AGI_Bhir_v1, whole genome shotgun sequence includes the following:
- the yeats4 gene encoding YEATS domain-containing protein 4, with protein MFKKMAEFGPDSGGRVKGVTIVKPIVFGNVARYFGKKREEDGHTHHWSVYVKPYRNEDMSAYVKKIQFKLHESYGNPLRVVTKPPYEIAETGWGEFEIIIKIFFIDPNERTVTLYHLLKLFQSDSSAMPKKTVVSEFYDEMIFQDPTAMMQQLLTTSRQLTLGAYKHETEFGELELRTKEKIEAAKKRTSQEITELKEKLKASRENINHLKSEIRRLEEDGDHKEH; from the exons GGAGTAACGATTGTGAAGCCTATCGTGTTCGGGAACGTTGCTCGCTACTTtgggaaaaagagagaggaggatggacACACGCATCACTGGTCTGTCTACGTGAAGCCTTACAGAAATGAG GATATGTCTGCCTATGTGAAGAAGATTCAATTCAAGCTACACGAGAGCTACGGTAACCCACTGAGAG tggtGACCAAGCCTCCCTATGAGATTGCAGAGACAGGCTGGGGGGAGTTTGAGATCATCATCAAGATCTTCTTCATCGACCCCAATGAGAGAACG GTGACGCTCTACCATCTCTTGAAGCTGTTCCAGTCGGACTCCAGCGCCATGCCTAAGAAGACGGTCGTCTCCGAATTCTATGATGAAATG ATCTTCCAGGATCCGACGGCCATGATGCAGCAGCTCCTGACCACATCGAGACAACTTACTCTGGGAGCGTACAAGCATGAGACAGAAT tCGGTGAGCTGGAGCTGAGAACCAAGGAGAAGATCGAAGCAGCAAAGAAGAGAACCAGTCAGGAGATCACAGAGCTGAAAGAGAAGCTCAAAGCAAGCAGGGAGAATATCAACCACCTGAAGTCTGAGAtcaggaggctggaggaggacggagatCACAAGGAGCATTGA